From Passer domesticus isolate bPasDom1 chromosome 8, bPasDom1.hap1, whole genome shotgun sequence, a single genomic window includes:
- the HMX3 gene encoding homeobox protein HMX3, producing the protein MPETGQEPPSAPPPPPKESFYIKNLLNGGPPKAPPKQPRALFAPSGKAAVDGAGFALSQVGDLAFPRFEIPAPRFALSAHCLERAQTWWYPYALTPAGAHLPRTEAAEKSLLRDSSPASGTDRDSPEPLLKAEGEQKELDSKSPDEIVLEESDSEEAKKEGGAEDWKKREESPEKKPCRKKKTRTVFSRSQVFQLESTFDMKRYLSSSERAGLAASLHLTETQVKIWFQNRRNKWKRQLAAELEAANLSHAAAQRIVRVPILYHENSGAEGGAGGGGAPGTQPLLTFPHPVYYSHPVVTSVPLLRPV; encoded by the exons ATGCCGGAGACCGGGCAGGAGCCACCCAGCGCCCCTCCGCCTCCCCCCAAGGAGTCCTTCTACATCAAGAACCTGCTCAACGGCGGCCCCCCCAAGGCGCCCCCCAAGCAGCCGCGGGCGCTGTTCGCCCCCTCGGGCAAGGCGGCGGTGGACGGCGCCGGCTTCGCCCTCTCGCAGGTGGGCGACCTCGCCTTTCCCCGCTTCGAGATCCCGGCGCCGCGCTTCGCCCTGAGCGCGCACTGCCTGGAGCGCGCCCAGACCTGGTGGTACCCCTACGCGCTGACGCCGGCCGGAGCCCACCTGCCCCGCACGGAAG CCGCGGAGAAATCCCTGCTGAGGGACTCGTCCCCCGCCTCGGGCACCGACCGGGACTCCCCGGAGCCGCTGCTGAAGGCGGAGggggagcagaaggagctggaCTCCAAGAGCCCCGACGAGATCGTCCTGGAGGAGAGCGACTCggaggaggcgaagaaggaggGAGGCGCGGAGGACTGGAAGAAGCGCGAGGAGAGCCCGGAGAAGAAGCCGTGCCGCAAGAAGAAGACGCGCACGGTGTTCAGCCGCTCGCAGGTTTTCCAGCTGGAATCCACCTTCGACATGAAGCGCTACCTGAGCAGCTCGGAGCGCGCCGGCCTGGCCGCCTCGCTGCACCTGACAGAGACCCAGGTGAAGATCTGGTTCCAGAACCGCCGCAACAAGTGGAAGCGGCAGCTGGCGGCCGAGCTGGAGGCGGCCAACCTGAGCCACGCGGCCGCGCAGCGCATCGTGCGCGTCCCCATCCTCTACCACGAGAACTCGGGCGCGgaggggggcgcggggggcggcggaGCCCCCGGCACGCAGCCCCTGCTCACCTTCCCTCACCCCGTCTACTATTCCCACCCCGTGGTCACCTCGGTGCCGCTGCTGCGGCCCGTGTGA